The Terriglobales bacterium genome has a window encoding:
- a CDS encoding HD domain-containing protein, giving the protein MATIDRAAAWKLLCEFTQSESLRKHALAVEACVRAYARKFDEDENDWGCVALLHDFDYEKHPSAEEHPFVGSKILEQRGYPEWFRRAILSHAEYSHVKRESKLEHALFACDELAGFITATALVKPNKSLAEVEAKSVRKKMKDKAFARSVSREDITKGAEELGIELEEHIAFCIEAMKGIAGELGLAGPAQ; this is encoded by the coding sequence ATGGCAACGATAGACCGCGCTGCCGCCTGGAAGCTGTTGTGCGAATTCACGCAATCCGAGAGCTTGCGCAAGCACGCGCTGGCGGTGGAAGCGTGCGTGCGCGCGTACGCGCGCAAGTTCGACGAGGACGAGAACGACTGGGGATGCGTCGCGCTGCTGCACGACTTCGACTACGAGAAGCATCCCTCGGCGGAAGAGCATCCCTTCGTCGGCTCGAAGATCCTGGAGCAACGCGGCTACCCGGAGTGGTTCCGGCGGGCGATCCTCTCGCACGCCGAGTACTCCCACGTGAAGCGCGAGTCGAAGCTGGAGCACGCCTTGTTCGCGTGCGACGAGCTGGCGGGGTTCATCACGGCGACCGCGCTGGTGAAGCCGAACAAGTCGCTGGCCGAGGTGGAAGCGAAATCGGTGCGGAAGAAGATGAAGGACAAAGCCTTCGCGCGCTCGGTCTCGCGGGAAGACATCACCAAGGGCGCGGAGGAGCTGGGCATCGAGCTCGAAGAGCACATCGCGTTCTGCATCGAGGCGATGAAGGGCATCGCGGGCGAGCTCGGGCTGGCGGGGCCCGCGCAGTAA